Genomic segment of Paenalkalicoccus suaedae:
ATGCTTTGAACACTAGGTAAGCAGCTGTACCAGTGAAGAATACTGTCATGATGCCTAATGCAACACCACCAAGACCACCTTCGATAATCGCGTTAAAGTTGATACCCATACCTAAAGCGAATGCGAAGAAAGGAATCAGCATGTCGCTACCTTTTGCAAGGAAGTCACGCATATCAAGGTCAAGGTTACCAAGAACCATACCAATGACAATCGGAAGAAGAACGGAAATGAATGAAGTTAGAGAAAATAGTCCGTCGACAAATCCCATTGCGCCAAAGATGGATAATGCAACCATTGTTAAGAAAGGACCATCATTTAGTGCAAGAATAGAGTATGCCGCTTTATCGTCTTCTTTACCGTATTGTCCTACAAGTGCCATATAAAGTCCGCCGTTACTGTTTGTCATTGCCGCGATAATTGCGATCGGAGCTAAACCTAAGAATAGGCCGTTGTCTCCTGCAAACATGTACGCGAGTAAACCGACTGCCGCACCGACTGCCCACTTAACCCCTAAGAGCGTTGCACCTTTTCCTAGAGAAACCCCGACGTTGCGCAGATTAATTTGAGCACCCGCACAAACAAGGAAGAGTGCAATTAACGTTCCAGCTCCGTCTACAAATAATGCCTGTGTAAAGTTACCGATTCGAAGTAAGTCAGGAGCAACAGTGTTGATAATTGCAGCAAGTAGCAATGGTACTACCATCATTCCACCTGGAATTCGGTCTAAAGTTGATTTAATCTTCATCAATAATACCCCCTATGTTGGTTTGAGCGAAGAATTAACCGGTATTCTTCACACAAAAGACAAATTTGAAAGCGCTTTTAAGATTATATTACTTCCGATAGTTGAATTATGCAATAGTTATTTTTCGTAATAAAAATAACGTTGCAATTTGCAACGTTATTTAATGTCCTTATTTAATTTTC
This window contains:
- a CDS encoding 2-keto-3-deoxygluconate permease, encoding MKIKSTLDRIPGGMMVVPLLLAAIINTVAPDLLRIGNFTQALFVDGAGTLIALFLVCAGAQINLRNVGVSLGKGATLLGVKWAVGAAVGLLAYMFAGDNGLFLGLAPIAIIAAMTNSNGGLYMALVGQYGKEDDKAAYSILALNDGPFLTMVALSIFGAMGFVDGLFSLTSFISVLLPIVIGMVLGNLDLDMRDFLAKGSDMLIPFFAFALGMGINFNAIIEGGLGGVALGIMTVFFTGTAAYLVFKALKWNPIVGVAEGSTAGNAVATPAAIAAANASFAGVAGLATVQVAASVVTTAILLPIYVAFLVKRLEKKGKMTKEGEYVG